A single genomic interval of Blattabacterium sp. (Nauphoeta cinerea) harbors:
- a CDS encoding deoxyhypusine synthase family protein — MKDSPITSFIKKYFLHFNALTLSKAAKAYKYHIQNNGKMMITLAGAMSTAEIGKILSEMIRKNQVHIISCTGANLEEDILNLIAHSYYKKIPHYRDLTPDEEKNFLKKGYYRVTDTCIPEEPAFKELQKHMLKVWMRAKEKSKRYFPHEYIYQLLLENILNPYYNIDPKDSWVLAAAKKNIPIIVPGWEDSTIGNIFASFCIKKIFQPILVKNGIEYMMYLAKWYQKESIKHKIGFFQIGGGISGDFPICVVPMLSQDIGFYPTPFWSYFCQISDSTTSYGSYSGAIPNEKITWGKLDKDTPKFIIESDATIVAPLIFAYVLNM, encoded by the coding sequence ATGAAAGACTCTCCTATTACTTCTTTTATTAAGAAATATTTTCTTCATTTTAACGCTTTGACTTTATCAAAAGCAGCTAAAGCATATAAATATCATATTCAGAATAATGGAAAAATGATGATCACATTGGCAGGAGCGATGAGTACTGCAGAAATAGGAAAAATATTGTCCGAAATGATACGAAAAAATCAAGTTCATATTATTTCTTGTACAGGAGCTAATTTAGAAGAAGATATATTAAATTTAATAGCTCATTCTTATTATAAAAAAATTCCTCATTATAGAGATTTAACTCCTGATGAGGAGAAAAATTTTTTAAAAAAAGGTTATTATAGGGTAACAGACACCTGCATACCAGAAGAACCGGCTTTTAAAGAATTACAAAAACATATGTTAAAAGTATGGATGAGAGCTAAAGAAAAATCAAAACGTTATTTTCCTCATGAATATATTTATCAACTATTATTAGAAAATATTTTAAACCCCTATTACAACATAGATCCAAAAGATAGTTGGGTATTAGCTGCAGCGAAAAAAAATATCCCTATAATAGTTCCAGGATGGGAAGATAGTACAATAGGAAATATTTTTGCTTCTTTTTGTATAAAAAAAATATTTCAACCTATTCTTGTAAAAAATGGAATAGAATATATGATGTATTTAGCGAAATGGTATCAAAAAGAATCAATCAAACATAAAATAGGTTTTTTCCAAATTGGAGGTGGAATATCAGGAGATTTTCCTATTTGTGTAGTTCCTATGTTATCTCAAGACATAGGATTTTATCCTACTCCATTTTGGTCTTATTTTTGTCAAATTTCTGATTCTACAACTAGTTATGGATCTTATTCCGGAGCTATTCCTAACGAAAAAATAACTTGGGGGAAACTAGATAAAGATACTCCAAAATTTATTATTGAGTCAGATGCAACTATAGTTGCTCCACTTATTTTTGCATATGTGTTAAATATGTAA
- the rny gene encoding ribonuclease Y produces the protein MKINVGFSVLMGFMIGIITCYFFGKKIILKKYIQLLEKANFQAKKIIKNAEKEGESIKKKKILQAKEKFTELKSKHEKYVYLREQKIIDIENQTREKENRLSKEIEIYFKKNNRLEIQIHDYEKKYKILKKKQEEFENMHIQQVELLEKISNYSSEEAKNELIEILKGETKVKAQTYIQNIIEESQLTAKMEAKKIVIQAIQRIGTEQAVENAVSVFNIESDDVKGRIIGREGRNIRALEKATGVEIIVDDTPEAILLSCFNPIRREIARLALHKLVIDGRIHPARIEEIVAKTEKQIEEEIIEVGKKNIIDLGIHGIHPELIRMVGRMKYRSSYGQNLLQHSREVAHLSGILASELGLNSKLAKRAGLLHDIGKVPENESELPHAILGMQWAEKYGENIEVCNAIGSHHDEIEMKVLISPIVQVSDSISGARPGVRRNSFESYSKRLKNLEDIALSFDGVNKAFAIQAGRELRVLVESDKIDDKKAFQLSCDITEKIKNEMTYPGQIKVTVIRETRAVQIAR, from the coding sequence ATGAAAATAAATGTTGGATTTTCGGTCCTAATGGGGTTTATGATTGGAATTATTACATGTTATTTTTTTGGAAAAAAAATTATATTAAAAAAATATATTCAATTATTAGAAAAAGCTAATTTTCAAGCAAAAAAAATTATAAAAAATGCAGAAAAAGAAGGAGAATCTATAAAAAAAAAGAAGATACTTCAAGCAAAAGAAAAATTTACAGAACTTAAATCTAAACATGAAAAATATGTTTATTTAAGAGAACAAAAAATAATTGATATAGAAAATCAAACAAGAGAAAAAGAAAATAGACTATCAAAAGAAATAGAAATTTATTTTAAAAAAAATAACCGTTTAGAAATACAAATACATGATTACGAAAAAAAATATAAAATTCTTAAAAAGAAACAAGAAGAATTTGAAAATATGCATATTCAACAAGTAGAATTACTTGAAAAAATATCTAATTATTCTTCTGAAGAAGCTAAAAACGAATTAATTGAAATTCTTAAAGGAGAAACTAAAGTAAAAGCACAAACTTATATACAAAATATTATAGAAGAATCACAATTAACCGCAAAAATGGAGGCAAAAAAAATTGTGATTCAAGCTATTCAAAGAATTGGGACAGAACAAGCCGTTGAAAATGCTGTATCCGTTTTTAATATAGAATCAGATGATGTTAAAGGTCGTATAATTGGACGAGAAGGAAGAAATATAAGAGCCTTAGAAAAAGCAACTGGAGTAGAAATTATTGTAGATGATACTCCAGAAGCAATTCTTTTATCTTGTTTTAATCCTATACGAAGAGAAATAGCGAGATTAGCTCTTCATAAATTAGTTATAGATGGACGGATACATCCAGCTAGAATAGAAGAAATAGTAGCAAAAACAGAAAAACAAATTGAAGAAGAAATAATAGAGGTCGGAAAAAAAAACATTATAGATTTAGGGATTCATGGAATACATCCCGAATTGATTAGAATGGTAGGAAGAATGAAATATCGTTCCTCTTATGGACAAAATCTTTTACAACATTCTCGTGAAGTAGCCCATTTATCAGGAATATTAGCTTCTGAATTAGGATTAAACTCTAAATTAGCAAAACGTGCTGGATTATTACATGATATAGGGAAAGTTCCTGAAAATGAATCTGAGCTTCCTCATGCAATTCTAGGAATGCAATGGGCAGAAAAATACGGAGAAAATATAGAAGTTTGTAATGCTATCGGATCACATCATGATGAAATAGAAATGAAAGTATTAATATCACCCATAGTACAAGTTTCAGATTCTATTAGCGGAGCTCGTCCTGGAGTCAGAAGAAATTCTTTTGAATCTTATTCAAAACGGTTAAAAAATTTGGAAGATATAGCGTTAAGTTTTGATGGAGTCAACAAAGCTTTCGCTATACAAGCAGGAAGAGAATTACGTGTATTAGTTGAAAGTGATAAAATTGATGATAAAAAGGCTTTTCAATTATCTTGTGATATAACAGAAAAAATAAAAAACGAAATGACTTATCCTGGTCAAATTAAAGTAACAGTGATTAGAGAAACTAGAGCTGTACAAATAGCTAGATAA
- a CDS encoding cysteine desulfurase family protein has translation MKRAYLDNAASTPIRKEVLKVMINTLKYSPGNPSSMQHSYGREARSILEESRVCIARNIKASPSEIIFTSGGTEANNLVLRSSILDLGIKHIISSKLEHPSVLQTILDLSVRYKISLSFVSNNEEGILDFNNMEEMLKKNICKKTLVSLMYANNEIGNLLEVNQVFFLCKKYNAYFHSDTIQIIGNLPINMEESSFDFATASGHKFYGPKGIGFAFIRSNILKKMKPFITGGVQEHGIRSGTENIYGIAGLSEALRLSYCNFSSHIKKIQNLKSYCISELKKIIPDVIFNGLSCYPDKSIPSILNFLFPTKKDYLFYFHLDLMGVSVSKGSSCHSSNQEESHVIQSITNKYLLNQTMPIRISFGIFNEKKDVDLLIEALQKIRN, from the coding sequence ATGAAACGAGCATATTTGGATAATGCAGCTTCCACTCCGATAAGAAAGGAAGTTTTGAAAGTAATGATAAATACATTAAAATACTCCCCTGGAAATCCTTCTTCTATGCAACATAGTTATGGAAGAGAAGCTCGTTCAATTTTAGAGGAATCTAGAGTTTGTATTGCTAGAAATATTAAAGCGTCTCCTTCTGAAATTATTTTTACTTCAGGAGGAACTGAAGCCAATAATCTCGTATTAAGATCTTCGATATTAGATTTAGGAATAAAACATATTATAAGTTCTAAACTAGAACATCCATCTGTATTACAAACAATTTTAGATCTATCTGTTAGATATAAAATATCTTTAAGTTTCGTTTCAAATAATGAAGAAGGAATATTAGATTTCAATAATATGGAAGAAATGTTAAAAAAGAATATATGTAAAAAAACACTTGTAAGTTTAATGTATGCTAATAATGAGATTGGAAATTTATTAGAAGTAAATCAAGTCTTTTTTTTATGTAAAAAATATAATGCTTATTTTCATTCAGATACTATACAAATTATAGGAAATCTTCCTATAAATATGGAGGAATCATCCTTTGATTTTGCGACTGCAAGTGGACATAAGTTTTATGGACCAAAAGGAATAGGTTTTGCTTTTATAAGAAGTAATATTTTAAAAAAAATGAAACCTTTTATAACAGGTGGAGTTCAAGAACATGGAATTCGTTCAGGGACAGAAAACATATATGGGATTGCTGGATTATCAGAAGCTTTACGATTATCTTATTGTAATTTTTCAAGTCATATAAAAAAAATACAAAATTTAAAATCTTATTGTATTTCAGAATTGAAAAAAATAATTCCCGATGTTATTTTCAATGGATTATCATGTTATCCTGATAAAAGTATTCCTTCTATATTGAATTTTTTATTTCCTACAAAAAAAGATTATTTGTTCTATTTTCATTTAGATCTAATGGGAGTTTCTGTTTCTAAAGGGAGTTCTTGTCATAGTAGTAATCAAGAAGAATCTCATGTTATTCAATCTATAACAAATAAATATTTATTAAATCAAACAATGCCTATAAGAATTTCTTTTGGAATTTTTAATGAAAAAAAAGATGTAGATTTACTCATAGAAGCATTGCAAAAAATTAGAAATTAA
- a CDS encoding succinate dehydrogenase cytochrome b subunit, producing the protein MNHYNFFSSSVGRKVVMATTGFFLMIFLLLHLSVNLFLFSGEKAFNQAVFFMRKNMFIRIMEYVLATGFIVHILLGVKLHLNNKKIKGEVDYAMNSCSNTTFSSRTMVYTGILILCFLILHLIHFMIPMKYSNHNHLISDYNIVISLFKNPFYTFIYIFSFLILGIHLNHGFQSSFQSLGLSNEKKLIWIQRLGFLYLWFICSGFSIIAIWFFFNK; encoded by the coding sequence GTGAATCATTACAATTTTTTTTCTTCTTCTGTTGGAAGAAAAGTGGTTATGGCTACTACAGGATTTTTTTTAATGATTTTTTTATTATTGCATTTGAGCGTGAATTTATTTCTTTTTTCAGGAGAAAAAGCTTTTAATCAAGCTGTTTTTTTTATGAGAAAAAATATGTTTATCCGAATAATGGAATATGTTCTTGCTACAGGTTTTATTGTTCATATTTTATTAGGAGTTAAATTACATTTGAATAATAAAAAAATAAAAGGAGAAGTTGATTATGCCATGAATTCTTGTTCTAATACGACATTTAGTAGTCGTACAATGGTATATACAGGGATTTTAATTTTATGTTTTTTGATTTTACATCTTATCCATTTCATGATTCCTATGAAATACTCAAATCATAATCATTTAATTTCTGATTACAATATAGTTATTTCTTTATTCAAAAATCCTTTTTATACATTCATATATATATTTTCATTTTTAATTTTAGGTATTCATTTGAATCATGGGTTTCAGTCTTCTTTTCAATCCTTGGGCCTATCTAATGAAAAAAAATTGATTTGGATTCAAAGATTAGGTTTTTTATATCTATGGTTCATTTGTTCCGGATTTTCTATTATTGCCATTTGGTTTTTTTTTAATAAATAA